A DNA window from Acinetobacter sp. 10FS3-1 contains the following coding sequences:
- a CDS encoding ATP-binding protein, with protein MRSYSLKWRLVISLLLVFLCLWSIVFAWLYIDLQKRLQETLDQRLSASAHMVARLIQQLPVQAIHHELIQQPNKSADAENLIACEVSLFSSDISVGQQVLAKTRGAPANLSQQPSGFSTWQSGGIEWRSYVLRKGDIQIVAAERMFLRESLLQQILRSVLIPLMLSLLICTILIVLIIRREFKSLDDIAQHLSRKNLTLTAATQYLTDLDPRHIPHEVQPFVDNSTQLIQKLHHSLENEKVFTAYAAHELRSPLTAIKTHVQLAQLMAQHEASPKLQQNLQQADTSIRRYAELLEQLLTLSSLEHNKIEELGSTEVASVLRQVIQDLQPAYPALQTSLNIDWESLTSIQLPDFALYTVLKNLMENAALHAHADVISISMQDKSMIFQDNGSILDQTEMENLGQRFWRKSSQQPGHGLGLSLVKTLLRKYHYHLEFQAAQPHGLMVKLSPLSD; from the coding sequence CTGGTCATCAGCTTATTACTGGTCTTTTTGTGTTTATGGAGTATCGTTTTTGCCTGGCTGTACATTGACCTGCAAAAACGCCTGCAAGAGACGCTGGATCAACGCCTTTCTGCATCGGCGCATATGGTGGCGCGCCTGATTCAACAACTTCCCGTGCAAGCCATTCATCATGAACTGATACAGCAACCCAATAAATCGGCAGATGCTGAAAACCTGATTGCCTGTGAAGTGTCTCTGTTCAGCTCGGATATTTCAGTGGGCCAGCAGGTTTTGGCCAAAACCCGGGGAGCGCCTGCCAACCTGAGCCAACAGCCGTCTGGATTCAGCACCTGGCAATCTGGCGGCATTGAATGGCGCAGCTATGTACTGCGTAAAGGTGATATACAGATTGTCGCCGCTGAGCGCATGTTCCTGCGTGAATCCTTGTTACAGCAGATTTTACGATCCGTACTTATTCCCCTGATGCTTTCCTTATTGATCTGTACCATCCTGATTGTACTGATTATTCGCAGGGAATTTAAAAGCCTGGATGACATCGCCCAGCATTTAAGTCGAAAGAATTTAACCCTGACGGCGGCAACCCAATATTTAACCGATCTTGACCCTAGACATATTCCGCATGAAGTGCAGCCTTTCGTCGACAATTCAACACAACTGATTCAAAAGCTGCATCATAGTCTGGAAAATGAAAAAGTCTTTACGGCCTATGCCGCCCATGAATTACGCAGTCCTTTAACTGCCATTAAAACCCACGTCCAGCTGGCCCAGTTGATGGCACAGCACGAGGCATCGCCCAAGTTACAGCAAAATTTACAGCAGGCCGATACCAGTATCCGCAGATATGCCGAGCTTCTGGAGCAGCTTTTAACGCTTTCTTCTCTAGAACACAATAAAATAGAAGAATTAGGCTCAACAGAAGTAGCAAGCGTATTAAGACAAGTTATTCAAGACCTGCAACCAGCTTATCCTGCGCTTCAGACAAGCCTAAATATCGACTGGGAAAGCCTGACCAGCATTCAGCTGCCAGACTTTGCCTTATATACGGTTTTAAAAAACCTGATGGAGAATGCGGCTCTGCATGCACATGCCGATGTTATTTCTATATCTATGCAAGATAAATCTATGATTTTTCAAGATAATGGCAGCATATTGGATCAAACTGAAATGGAGAATCTGGGACAGCGTTTCTGGCGTAAATCTTCCCAGCAGCCCGGTCATGGCTTAGGTCTGTCTTTGGTTAAAACGCTCTTAAGAAAATATCATTACCATCTGGAATTTCAGGCTGCTCAGCCACATGGTTTAATGGTTAAATTAAGTCCATTGTCTGACTAA
- the cysN gene encoding sulfate adenylyltransferase subunit CysN: MSHQSELISQDILAYLKQHENKDLLRFLTCGNVDDGKSTLIGRLLYDSKLIYEDHLQAVTRDSKKVGTTGDAPDLALLVDGLQAEREQGITIDVAYRYFSTEKRKFIIADTPGHEQYTRNMATGASTADLAIILIDARYGVQTQTRRHTFIASLLGIKNIIVAINKMDLVEFSEARFNEIQAEYTSFVNQLGDRKPANIVFTPISALNGDNVVNKSEHTPWYTGQTLMGTLESVEVSHQADKQEFRLPVQYVNRPNLDFRGFCGTIALGEIAVGDEIVALPSGKKSTVKEIVTFDGNLPRAFAGQAITLTLNDEIDISRGNMLVKAGDTPLASRSVRASVVWMNDQPLVKGKLYNVKLGTQIVPAKVEQINYRVDVNTLEKTQVEQLNLNTIADVVIEFDAPVVFDRYQDSRHTGSFIFIDRLSNVTVGAGMVEEAVEWVVHTNPVTAEDRAARLGQKPAIVSVSAQALESAQALESLLIQQGVVAIAKSGLTAEQVALLRETGVVVITEVSEDADVTYVQEAVEELAEKIVELVRL, encoded by the coding sequence ATGTCTCATCAATCAGAACTGATCAGCCAGGATATTCTGGCTTACTTAAAGCAACATGAAAATAAAGACCTGCTGCGTTTCCTGACTTGCGGTAATGTAGATGATGGCAAGTCGACCCTGATCGGTCGTCTGTTATATGATTCAAAGCTGATCTATGAAGATCATCTGCAAGCGGTAACCCGGGATTCAAAAAAAGTTGGTACGACTGGCGATGCACCTGATCTGGCTTTGCTGGTTGATGGCCTGCAAGCTGAGCGTGAGCAGGGCATTACCATTGATGTGGCTTACCGTTATTTCTCGACTGAAAAGCGTAAGTTCATCATCGCGGATACGCCGGGACATGAGCAATATACCCGTAACATGGCGACTGGTGCGTCGACTGCGGATCTGGCGATTATCCTGATTGATGCCCGTTATGGCGTACAGACCCAGACGCGCCGTCATACCTTTATTGCCAGCCTGCTTGGTATTAAGAACATTATTGTTGCCATTAACAAAATGGATCTGGTGGAGTTTTCTGAAGCACGTTTCAACGAGATTCAGGCCGAATACACCAGTTTTGTGAATCAGTTAGGGGATCGCAAACCGGCGAATATCGTATTTACCCCAATTTCGGCCTTGAATGGCGATAACGTGGTGAACAAGTCTGAACACACACCGTGGTATACCGGGCAGACCTTAATGGGGACGCTTGAGTCGGTGGAGGTTTCTCATCAGGCAGACAAACAGGAATTCCGTTTACCTGTACAGTATGTCAATCGTCCAAATCTGGATTTTCGCGGGTTCTGCGGTACAATCGCGCTCGGTGAAATCGCAGTAGGGGATGAGATTGTGGCCTTGCCGTCGGGTAAAAAGTCGACGGTAAAAGAAATTGTGACTTTTGATGGTAACTTGCCACGTGCCTTTGCAGGTCAGGCCATTACTTTGACGCTAAATGACGAGATTGATATTTCTCGTGGCAACATGCTGGTCAAAGCAGGGGATACACCTTTGGCATCACGTTCAGTTCGTGCTTCTGTGGTATGGATGAATGATCAGCCTTTGGTAAAGGGCAAGCTTTATAATGTGAAGCTGGGTACACAAATCGTTCCTGCCAAAGTGGAACAGATTAATTACCGTGTGGACGTGAATACGCTGGAAAAAACTCAGGTAGAGCAGCTTAATCTGAATACGATTGCCGATGTCGTCATCGAGTTTGATGCGCCTGTGGTCTTTGACCGTTATCAGGACAGTCGCCATACCGGTTCGTTTATCTTTATTGACCGCTTAAGCAACGTAACTGTCGGTGCCGGCATGGTTGAGGAAGCGGTTGAATGGGTAGTTCATACCAATCCTGTTACTGCCGAAGATCGTGCTGCACGTTTAGGTCAGAAGCCTGCGATAGTATCTGTATCCGCCCAAGCACTGGAAAGTGCGCAAGCCCTAGAAAGCCTGTTAATTCAACAAGGTGTGGTGGCTATTGCCAAATCAGGTTTAACCGCAGAGCAGGTTGCGCTGCTTCGTGAAACGGGTGTGGTGGTTATAACTGAAGTGAGCGAAGACGCTGATGTGACTTATGTTCAAGAAGCGGTTGAAGAACTGGCTGAAAAAATTGTGGAATTGGTTCGTCTATAA
- the cysD gene encoding sulfate adenylyltransferase subunit CysD yields MSLNEERLTHLKQLEAESIHIIREVAAEFENPVMLYSIGKDSAVMLHLALKAFYPAKLPFPLLHVDTGWKFKDMITFRDNMAKTHGFDLIVHQNKEGRDAGINPFDHGSSKYTDIMKTQGLKQALDQYGFDAAFGGARRDEEKSRAKERVYSFRDSKHRWDPKNQRPELWNLYNGKVNKGESIRVFPLSNWTELDIWQYIYLEQIPIVPLYYAAKRPVVERGGTWIMVDDERMPLKQGEVPEMKSVRFRTLGCYPLTGAVESEADSLPEIIQEMLLATSSERQGRMIDHDEAGSMEKKKQEGYF; encoded by the coding sequence ATGTCATTAAATGAGGAAAGACTTACTCATCTTAAACAGCTTGAAGCTGAGAGTATTCACATCATTCGCGAAGTTGCTGCCGAGTTTGAAAATCCGGTTATGCTTTACTCAATCGGTAAAGATTCAGCTGTTATGCTGCATTTAGCCCTAAAAGCGTTTTACCCTGCAAAACTTCCATTTCCTCTACTGCATGTAGATACGGGCTGGAAATTTAAAGACATGATCACCTTTCGTGACAACATGGCAAAAACCCATGGTTTTGATTTGATCGTTCATCAAAATAAAGAAGGTCGCGATGCAGGCATCAATCCATTCGATCACGGCAGTTCCAAATATACTGACATCATGAAAACTCAGGGTTTGAAACAGGCACTAGATCAGTATGGTTTTGATGCAGCCTTTGGGGGCGCGCGTCGTGATGAAGAAAAATCACGTGCAAAAGAACGGGTATATTCATTCCGTGACAGCAAACACCGTTGGGACCCGAAAAACCAGCGTCCAGAACTGTGGAATCTGTATAACGGTAAAGTCAACAAGGGCGAAAGTATTCGTGTATTCCCATTGTCGAACTGGACAGAGCTCGACATCTGGCAATATATCTATCTGGAGCAGATTCCAATTGTTCCATTGTATTATGCAGCGAAACGCCCGGTAGTTGAACGTGGTGGCACCTGGATTATGGTAGATGATGAACGCATGCCACTGAAACAAGGCGAAGTTCCAGAAATGAAATCGGTACGTTTCCGTACACTGGGCTGTTATCCCTTAACCGGAGCAGTCGAGTCAGAAGCCGATAGCTTGCCTGAGATTATCCAGGAGATGTTGCTTGCAACCAGCTCTGAACGTCAGGGACGTATGATTGACCATGATGAAGCGGGCTCGATGGAAAAGAAAAAACAGGAAGGCTACTTCTAA